In Arachis stenosperma cultivar V10309 chromosome 1, arast.V10309.gnm1.PFL2, whole genome shotgun sequence, one DNA window encodes the following:
- the LOC130944200 gene encoding zinc-finger homeodomain protein 4 isoform X2 produces MELSSQEGDIPIAVNTTANYGGNGHGAHINIHHTQNPSNGSSMHPLDNGPYNSKQEEEEEEEVVVPLVRYRECLKNHAAAMGGNATDGCGEFMPSGDHGTMEALTCSACRCHRNFHRKEIQGEPSAPPPPLLEYHHHHFNTATRHLAASRKFLHKNMHHHHHLGYPTAGGGNILPSRTVPPAQMIMPYNIGPMPSSEHSDEQDERVKKKRFRTKFSQEQKEKMLAFAEKVGWKIQKQEDSVVQNFCNEIGVKRRVLKVMKTYMELILLEPDG; encoded by the exons ATGGAACTTTCGAGTCAAGAAGGAGATATACCAATCGCAGTAAACACCACCGCCAATTATGGTGGCAATGGCCATGGCGCCCACATCAACATTCACCACACCCAAAACCCTTCCAATGGCTCCTCTATGCACCCGCTCGATAATGGACCCTACAATAGCAAgcaggaggaggaagaggaggaggaggtggtggtGCCGCTCGTCAGGTACAGAGAGTGCCTCAAGAACCATGCCGCCGCCATGGGAGGAAATGCCACCGACGGTTGTGGCGAGTTCATGCCAAGCGGAGACCACGGCACCATGGAAGCCCTCACCTGCTCCGCCTGCCGCTGCCACAGAAACTTCCACCGAAAGGAAATCCAAGGGGAGCCCTCAGCCCCACCCCCGCCCTTGCTGGagtaccaccaccaccacttcAACACCGCCACCAGGCACCTCGCCGCTTCTAGAAAGTTCCTTCACAAGAACAtgcaccatcatcatcatctcgGTTACCCTACTGCTGGCGGCGGTAACATCCTTCCGTCGAGAACGGTGCCCCCGGCGCAGATGATAATGCCCTACAACATAGGCCCCATGCCGTCGTCGGAGCACTCGGACGAGCAGGACGAGCGGGTGAAGAAGAAGCGGTTCAGGACAAAGTTCAGCCAGGAGCAGAAGGAGAAGATGCTGGCTTTTGCTGAGAAGGTTGGTTGGAAGATTCAGAAGCAAGAAGACTCGGTTGTTCAGAACTTCTGCAACGAGATTGGAGTCAAACGCAGAGTCCTCAAG GTGATGAAGACATACATGGAGTTAATATTATTAGAGCCTGATGGATGA
- the LOC130944200 gene encoding zinc-finger homeodomain protein 4 isoform X1, whose protein sequence is MELSSQEGDIPIAVNTTANYGGNGHGAHINIHHTQNPSNGSSMHPLDNGPYNSKQEEEEEEEVVVPLVRYRECLKNHAAAMGGNATDGCGEFMPSGDHGTMEALTCSACRCHRNFHRKEIQGEPSAPPPPLLEYHHHHFNTATRHLAASRKFLHKNMHHHHHLGYPTAGGGNILPSRTVPPAQMIMPYNIGPMPSSEHSDEQDERVKKKRFRTKFSQEQKEKMLAFAEKVGWKIQKQEDSVVQNFCNEIGVKRRVLKVWMHNNKHNLAKKNLLIIPPSSST, encoded by the coding sequence ATGGAACTTTCGAGTCAAGAAGGAGATATACCAATCGCAGTAAACACCACCGCCAATTATGGTGGCAATGGCCATGGCGCCCACATCAACATTCACCACACCCAAAACCCTTCCAATGGCTCCTCTATGCACCCGCTCGATAATGGACCCTACAATAGCAAgcaggaggaggaagaggaggaggaggtggtggtGCCGCTCGTCAGGTACAGAGAGTGCCTCAAGAACCATGCCGCCGCCATGGGAGGAAATGCCACCGACGGTTGTGGCGAGTTCATGCCAAGCGGAGACCACGGCACCATGGAAGCCCTCACCTGCTCCGCCTGCCGCTGCCACAGAAACTTCCACCGAAAGGAAATCCAAGGGGAGCCCTCAGCCCCACCCCCGCCCTTGCTGGagtaccaccaccaccacttcAACACCGCCACCAGGCACCTCGCCGCTTCTAGAAAGTTCCTTCACAAGAACAtgcaccatcatcatcatctcgGTTACCCTACTGCTGGCGGCGGTAACATCCTTCCGTCGAGAACGGTGCCCCCGGCGCAGATGATAATGCCCTACAACATAGGCCCCATGCCGTCGTCGGAGCACTCGGACGAGCAGGACGAGCGGGTGAAGAAGAAGCGGTTCAGGACAAAGTTCAGCCAGGAGCAGAAGGAGAAGATGCTGGCTTTTGCTGAGAAGGTTGGTTGGAAGATTCAGAAGCAAGAAGACTCGGTTGTTCAGAACTTCTGCAACGAGATTGGAGTCAAACGCAGAGTCCTCAAGGTTTGGATGCATAACAATAAACACAACCTCGCTAAAAAAAACCTTCTCATCATTCCCCCATCCTCTTCTACTTAA
- the LOC130970088 gene encoding protein root UVB sensitive 6 has product MAPINLNVKQSANSTTATIAASSPDILVRETLRISANLASSSPLLDTPPALTLPASQQSTVRFICCEEIDGRRWNYVADADAGGGFKKNSFRALTLHSPQAPLDGLMSFVRSYVVPEGFPDSVTPSYVPYMTWRALKHFFGGAMGVFTTQTLLSSVGVSRNRATPGAVAINWILKDGAGRVGKMLFARQGKKFDYDLKQLRFAGDLLMELGAGVELATAAVPHLFLPLACAANVAKNVAAVTSTSTRTPIYKAFAKGENIGDVTAKGECVGNIADLLGTGLSIWIAKRNPSLVTTFSLLSCGYILSSYREVKSVVLHTLNCARFSVAVDSFIKTGRVPTLCEGNMNENIFSFPWKDRPVVLGSRVKDAFQDPSAYVAIEPLFDKEKYIVTYNPSKCKVYAVLKDQAKSDDILKAAFHAHVLLNFVNSSNESKVSSQNQRENINSNAMQRVSDLASCIADSCKIVTNTYGLFKNKANEQGWTMSESLLNPGRARLCQLDDR; this is encoded by the exons ATGGCTCCCATAAACCTCAACGTCAAGCAGTCGGCAAACTCCACCACCGCTACCATTGCGGCATCCTCGCCGGACATACTGGTGCGGGAGACCCTCCGCATCAGCGCCAATTTGGCTTCCTCCTCCCCCCTCCTCGACACCCCGCCCGCCCTCACCCTTCCCGCCTCTCAACAATCCACCGTCAGATTCATCTGCTGCGAGGAGATCGATGGCCGCAGATGGAACTATGTCGCCGACGCTGACGCCGGAGGTGGATTCAAGAAGAATTCATTTCGCGCTCTCACTTTGCACTCTCCTCAAGCTCCTCTAGAT GGATTGATGTCATTCGTTAGATCGTATGTTGTTCCGGAAGGGTTCCCCGACAGTGTTACTCCTTCTTATGTTCCTTACATGACCTGGAGAGCTCTCAAG CACTTCTTTGGTGGAGCAATGGGagttttcacaactcaaacgcTTTTGAGTTCTGTTGGAGTTTCCAGAAATAGAGCTACTCCTGGGGCTGTAGCTATCAATTGGATTCTCAAG GATGGCGCTGGTCGTGTTGGAAAGATGCTTTTTGCTCGGCAAGGAAAGAAATTCGATTATGATCTGAAACAG CTGCGGTTTGCAGGTGATCTTTTAATGGAATTGGGTGCTGGAGTGGAACTGGCGACTGCTGCAGTGCCACATCTATTTCTTCCTTTGGCTTGTGCTGCTAATGTAGCAAAG AATGTTGCTGCTGTGACGTCGACATCAACTCGGACGCCAATTTACAAAGCCTTTGCTAAAGGAGAAAACATAGGAGATGTCACTGCTAAAGGGGAATGTGTCGGCAATATTGCAGACCTG TTGGGAACTGGTTTAAGCATATGGATTGCCAAAAGGAATCCATCACTTGTGACCACTTTTTCTCTCCTTTCGTGTGGATACATCCTTAGCTCTTATAGAGAG GTAAAATCTGTGGTTTTGCACACACTTAACTGTGCAAGATTCAGTGTGGCAGTCGACTCTTTCATCAAAACAG GACGAGTTCCCACTTTGTGCGAGGGCAATATGAATGAGAACATATTCAGTTTCCCATGGAAAGATAGGCCTGTTGTCCTCG GATCAAGAGTCAAGGATGCATTCCAAGATCCTAGTGCATATGTTGCTATCGAGCCCCTGTTTGAT AAGGAAAAGTACATTGTGACATACAACCCCTCAAAATGTAAGGTTTATGCTGTACTCAAGGATCAGGCGAAGTCGGATGACATTCTAAAAGCAGCATTCCAC GCTCATGTGCTTTTGAATTTCGTAAATTCATCTAATGAAAGTAAGGTCTCATCTCAGAATCAGAGGGAGAATATTAACTCAAACGCGATGCAGAGAGTTTCAGACCTTGCTTCTTGTATTGCTGATTCTTGCAAGATTGTGACAAATACTTATGGGCTTTTCAAGAATAAGGCTAATGAGCAG GGTTGGACGATGTCAGAATCTCTTTTAAATCCAGGTCGAGCTAGGTTGTGTCAACTTGATGATAGATGA